The DNA region gttccttcaaccttgcatcaagttatcaaattttcGTCGccatggggaatttgtcaaattTGTGGAGATCAACATACATCCAAGACTATCAACTCCGTTGTAGATACAAGCacgagaaatgaagaaaaatggcaATCACAGAAGCCAGTTGAGGACACCataacacaaacctcaactgaagaggggcaaacagatgtagattcaaggcctgataccattcaagaaacagaagagaatgaaaatatcaaaataacaatAGAGGAATTAGAGCCTATTGTGTTATTTGCTCAATGGCCTGATAAGAAAGTCTACGTTGGGGCCAATCTTAGCCAAGacatgagaggtaagttaattgaatttttgaaaactaacgtggactgttttgcttggtcccactctgacatgacaaggataccaccggaggtgatgactcacaaattaaatgaaagACCCATCataccctcctgtcaagcaaaagaaaagaaagcaaggaactttcaagaatcaggtgattcaagaagagtccaaaaattgctaaaaattggttccattcgTGAGGTGAagtatcctaactggttagctaatactgttgtagttccaaagaagaacggtaagtggcgggtttttgtagattacacagatcttaatatagcttgccctaaagattcttttccactatcacacatagatcaattgattgatgcaactgcaggtcatgagctattaagttttttagatgcatattcaggttataatcagattaaaatggatccgggagatgaagaaaaaacttcattcataacagacagggggacttactgtgaTAAAGTAATGCTTTTTGTtctaaagaatgcaggtgcaacgtatcagaggttagttaccaaaatgtttcaagagcatttaggaaaaactatggaagtgtatatagatgatatgcttgttaaaactcagtatTCAAAAGATCACATATTACACTTATCTGTCACATTTTTAATTTTgagcaaatttaatatgaagttaaatcccgagaaatgtgcatttggtgttacatcaggtaagttttagggttttcttgtttctaaccgtggtattgaagtgaatcttgcacagattaaggccattgaagaaattcctgatatactttcaaacaagaaagaagttcaaagattaacagggagaattatagccttgggaagattcatctctaaatcatcagagaagtgctttaaattcttctcagcccttaaaaagcaggatcattttgaatggaatgagaaatgtcaacaggcactcaggaatttgaaaacatacttatcaaatccacctttgctggcaaaaccaaaggctggggaaagacTACTCATTTACCTTGCTATTTCGGAAAtagcggtaagtgttgttttgGTCCGGGAAGAACAAGATAAACAATCCCCcgtctattatgttagtaaatctttgttaAATGCGGAGACGCGGTATCCTCAATTAGAAAAACTTTCACTCGCATTAATCATGGAATCTAGgaagttaagaccttactttcagtgtcatcctattgttgtagtaactgcctaccctttacgtaaaatattacataagcatgagttatcaggtaggttgGCTAAGTGGGCTatagagttaagtgaatacgaaatcacgTATCAACCTAGAattgctataaaatcacaagtgttagctTATTTCGTGGCtaattttagccaggggatgcaatTAGAAGTAGAGAAAGAATTACAGGTGTTCAATGGAGCTAACccaggaacttggactttattcactgatggttcatctaacgtaaaaggtgcaggtttagggattgttttggtaccacctatgggtgaaaccattcgacaagctattaaatgtcattctataactaacaatgaggcggAGTATGAGGCAGTAATTgtaggtctagaattggcacgagaacttggcataaatcaaattataatcaaaagtgattcgctactcgtggttaatcaaatgttggggacttatacagccagggaagcGAGGATGCAACAGTATTTAAAAAAGGTACGGGAAttgataaagcaatttcaaacctGGAAAGTTATACAAATACCAAGGGATGAAAATGTAGAAGCGGACaccctagctaatctcgcatctgcggttgATGTGGCAAGTGATGTAAACGCTCAgttatacatttatttcatttagTTCTAGAtcctgataagaatgaggtaaattttaataatttaacttgggatagGAGGAATGAGATTGTTGCTTTTTTACAGTATGGTACCGTCCCTGATGATAAGAAAAAAGCTCATGCGCTTCGAAAAAAGGTTGCTCGGTAgcttaaagcaaggcaatctatatcgtaaaatgttcggtGATCCCTTAGCAAGGTGCCTCGGACCTTCGCAAATggaatatgtaatgagagaaatacacgaaggacattgtgggaaccATGCAGGTGGAAGATCACTGGTAAGAAtcttaattagggcaggttattactggcctaaaatggaagaagaagcagaaagtttcgtggcaaaatgtgataaatgtcaaaggtacggtaacaatatgcatagacctgcggagttattacatccggtcatcgcaccgtggccatttatgaaatggagaatggatatcgtaggtccattaccacaagcaaaaggacaaGTAAAATTTTTGCtcgtactcactgattattttgctaaatgggtagaggcaggagcattcaaacaggtgcgataaaaggaagtcaaagattttattttggcggaatatcatatgctGATCcggtgtaccaaaggagatcgtatgtgataatggccctcaGTTTAAAGGAGCTCAAATCACGGAATTCCTTCAAAGTTGgtaaattaaaaggattacgtctaCGCCTTATCATTAGGTGGGTAATgggcaagcagaatcaacaaataaagtcattatcaacaatttaaagaaactATTAGAAGAGTCAAAAGGGGAATTGCCCAGAAGTGctacctggtgttttatgggcatatcgtacAACGGCGAAAACAAGtacgggagaaacaccattttcgttGGTTTATGGAGCAGAAGCTTTAATTCCCGTTGAGATAGGGGAGCCAAGTACAAGGTTCACGCAGGCAAAAGAAGAGTCCAATGACAAGGAGATGCATTTAAATCTTGATTTACTCGAAGGAAGGAGAGAAGCTGcactaataagaatggcagcacagaaGCAAGTCATAGAATGATactacaataggaaagcacgcctcaggttcttcaaaattggggacttcgtgcttaaaaagatTTTTCAATCTACAAAGGCAGCTAACGCaggtaaattaagtccaacatgggaaggaccctatagagttcatgatattgcaggaaaaggagcatatgaactggagacaatgaatggaaagatactaccttcacattggaatgttgttcacttgaagagatactatttctaaggaatacccacggtcaggtgtcaatattttgaatttaatttttgaattgttaaaattttactaacgattttagatgataggcaaaatgctaacccgtactaaatgatgagtcacgacctgtaaggcacacagaataaactaaaatttctggcctagggttacaattatttTGATAGAAATACTaacgggttaagcagtcttcatctataatcaaACCTTTGAGTCCCGTAtgttttccttttcaggaaaagtaccaaatgagagaaacaatcaagtgctcgaggcttcatacttcaacactcaaacacttgggggactacataatatacacggacatgtgtataaagaaggcaaagcaaatggaggaaaaatcaagCCCGAAAGAGTCAAGTGTAGAGTAAAAGTCACGAAGTCACGAGCCAAGGTCAAAGAAAACCTTactatagttagggtaaaggctacGTACTAAAACggattataaataaaaacctcgtgtttattatttttacttttttaaatctgttacaagaaaaacagttacgggAAAGTTATAGATGTACTTTAAATACATATAAAGTATTATTCAAAActagacaaagttcaaataaaaacttgtcaaagttatttcaaagaaacatgtgtgttcctatttcttttatcatatgttaacaccattatgaagttgagacgtcttcttcattaagtgtcgaaatataaaagggccctcttttataaaactcatgttcaaattaattagtcatgaggataacagaagcattttcgaagaacaaaaatgtaaattattctgtaagtccttaaaaataaaggaaagaataaaataaacagaagttcaagataataacatgaaaaaacttcttaatatttaaaaacttaaGACTAAGTACGAACTTAGTCACAAAACTATGAATTGTTTATACAAACTGCCCCATAAAAAGTCTGGGGACTTTAATTCTCAAAATAAACCCTTAAATGGAACCAAGGGTTTCACCACAATTTTTCAAATGAAACAAAAACAAAGTTATTCAAATAACTAAGGTTGATCACTAAGAAATTGGAGGAACTGAAGTAGAAGCATCAACAGCAACAGGCTCAACTTGGGCATGAGTATCAACAGTTGCGTGCTCAATTTGACCTGCAGCAACAGGCTCGACTGGACTTGAAATAGTTGGGATACCCGTATCGACTTCAACATTCACGGAAGCTTCGGCCACGGGAGAAGGAAAATTTTGAGTTTGCTGAACTTTCTCAATAGTTTCATTGATTTTTGCCAACTCAGATTCCAAGTTGAAATTTTCTTGGCCAGCTTCAATTACGGTATCACGACGTGAATTCAAAAACACCCAACTTATTTCAATAGCAGATTtatcttcaaggatctcataatcccTTTTCCAGTCAGCAATTTCATTCTTTAACttctcattttcagccaaggtAGATGTGTAAGAAGTCTGGAGAGAGGCATGGGAGCTTTCTAAAGCACGCACCTTATCAGAAGAAGCTCGAAGGTCTTCTTGTGCCTGAGTCAAATTTTGTACGAGCTCCCTAGCGTAAGCTTCCTTTTTATTCAaaagagccttcaactctctgaTTTCTTCACTAGCCTTGGACAGCTGTTCTGAATAGGAAGTTTCAAGGTGAGTTTTTTCTTTATCTGCTTGGCTTAAGGAAGCCTTTTCAACCGCCAACTCCGAAGTCAAAGCTCGTACCTGCTGCTCCAAGGTACTCTTGCTCTCTTCTAAATATTCCACATCAATTTGCAAGCTCTCAAACTATTCTTTCCAATTGCACGCCTCTAACTTAGAATCACGCACTAATTGATTTGAGTGGGCAATTCTTTTCATCATCTCTGTGCCGATAAGGTTGacctaaaaaggggaaaaagaaaaaagaatcctcaaagatagaaaaattacaaagtaaaagaaagaagagaagggGAATACCTTCAAAGTGGCGTGCACAATATCGTTCATCAGGGTCAAGAAACTATGTCTCTCTAGATTAGCTTTCTCAATTGGGACAATTAAAGGCTCTAGCCATACATCAGTTTGACCTGATTTCCTTAAGAGACTGCCCTTAGCAGGAACTTCAATGACTACTCGCCTCATAGCAGCATTCTTACTTGAGGAGCCAACCTCAGTGCAATGAATGTTTGGAGGAGGAATTGTCGAAGGAGGAACAAAAGAGGTGGTAAAGATAGTCTAGGGAGGAACAGAAACAATCGAAACTGGCAAAGAATGAGTTACAGACACGAGTGTCGAAAAAGAAGCCAAGGGTACTTCATCCAAAACAGGACCTAAGCCTTCACTACCAAACCCGCTAATAAAAAGCTACTCAGCAGAGTCATGAGCAGCAGCGGGAGCAACGTCATCATCAAGAATTAGTACCGGAGTCTCAACAAACTCGGTAAGAGGAACAGAATGACGGGGGGATACCTCTGCTTCATTATCAGAAATGATGCGTCTTCGAGCTCGTGGCCTTGTCACCAAAGAGCCCTTGTCTTCCTCCTCTTAAGAGTCATGTCCCTCAATGGCAACAACTTTTCTTTTTGTAGAAGAACACAAGATTATTTCTTGAGCCCTTTCCAAAGAGATGTGGGAAACCGCGACTACCTCGGCAGTGACTCcgcgaatagcaaatcctgataaaaagatgAATTTAAATTAgtgcaataaaaaaaatatacacgaaaagatgaaataaaagttcttaccatgagtttttactttccaaccaaaacggttagaaagtgttttccaagacCTACCATCTATTGGTgccatggttgctaaaaaaagCAAAATTAGAAAAGTTGACAAATTTGGAGAaaaaaggtacgagaaagttaaaaagacttacgtgcaaaattctaCTTGTCAGGGAAGGGAACATTatcatcacccactaaaccaacagtagGGGCAGCAACAAACCTGGCATACTAGCCACTGTCTTTGTCATCCTCAGGACTCACCAAAACTTTCTTGCTCCTAGCTACTAGTGTGAAAACACCATTGCGAAAGAGTCTAGGGGAGTAAAGGTGAATCAAATGAGGGAAAGTAAAGGGAACACCGACTGTGTTGgtcaaatgcctcaaacaggcaacaaccctccatatgattgggccaatttgacccaagCAAACATCGAAGAAACGACAGAACTCAAGAATAACAGGGTCAATAGATGGTCTAAACCCTAAggtgaaagggtatgtataaataaaagaaaacccgATTATATAAGAGGTGATTCTTTGTTttggattagggataataatAGGGAAATCACTATTCCAATGACAGTCTCTACGAACTATAGAAATCAAACCTTCTGTAATTTGAGTGGGATAAATATCAACACGATCTAAACCAGAGACTTGGTTCATAAGAGATTCTCTGTCATGGTAAAAAGATAGTTCCGTAGGAACTATCTCCTCTACTGTAGGCTCACGAAGAGGTTCAGAAGGTTCTTTACCTCTTGAAGAAGATCTTTGTGAAAGTGAACTCCTAGTTCTAGAAGAAGGGCCAGAACTAGGTAAAGGAGTGGAAGAATCGCGAACAGATCCTAAATTACGAAGCCTACCTCCCCTTCTGCTTCTAATGGAGGCATTAGGGAAGGAATCAACTATGGGAATCCTTCTAGGGTTAGTCTTTGAAGAAGACATGATGAAGAAGGATGATACGATAAAGAAGCAAACAGGGATTTGAGAGATTGAATATTCAGTAAACTTTATGTggaaaagacaaagaaagaagttatatttatactGATAAGCGACCGCCGAAGGAAAAAGTGTGATGATGGAAGtaccataataatgataactgaCTCTTCGTGAATAGTGGAGCCATGAAAAAGCCTTAAAAGGGGCTGCAGAATTGCAGAACTAATAAAAAGGTGACACATGTAAAGAGCATTAAACAgaagtgacaattgaagcgtcaattttgtcatagcattaatggtgacaaaattctcgttttaatgaaatccacttctcaaatattcaattgatgaataaatggcaagtggggggactatctgtattgggaaaattgggtttacatattaaagtggaATAAAGATGACATGTCAAAACACGTAGAATAGTCACAGAGTTACAACTGGCAAAGagacacgagttgcaacagatacgagcaaaggcaaaggaagagaCACGTGCAGATATTCAAAGGACTCGGCGCCCGTATCTATTTAAGTCATTTAGGTAAGGGAATCAaggggaatgaatctgacaatatatgagagtacagatacagtatttaatgagcattaaatactgaatacgttagagaatctgcattaaatacaatgattgtgtaacgtagcattcaatgtctttaagtACTCATAATAGCCTTATTAAGACAAGGGCAAAACGCATATCTcccaaatagctataaaagggagataATTGATCAATTGTAGGAACACGAAACACTATTGGAACATActttgatttacttgtttttctcctgattatACTCTTGCTACCCAAATTACTCTCTTTTACATATTCTTTCGATTATTAGTAACCcttgttcttctaaattctagctttgactaaaattccattttttggttaaacatacATGACCTgatatacacgtgcaacgcacgtgacGCGAAACTAGTATAAATATACACATATGTAATTTTTTGAAGATTATATGTCTAATAAATCAATATGCTTTTAAAATAACGAAAATGCCTATTAATTTGAAATAGTAAGAATGAAGTTTTAAAATTCTTTTAACTAGTACTCTGTTCAAGTTTTACTAGTACTACTCACTGTTCAAGTAAAAAATGATTGCCTTttaaaatttggtaaaaaataataatttaaattatcTATAAATTTTTTTCTAGTAACagaaataatattataatattatatttaacatcacaaaattttagatttttacaGTCATATAAATTTCATAAAGATTATTTCCTTCATAAACTCGATACTCAATCAAAAATTTACTTAAATTTAAAACATAGTAATATGTTAATTACTTGTCGTCATACTAATAGATAGACACGAAAAAGATACTATTGCGCAAGTCTCTGCTGCTAGAACAGAATAGAGACGGTTGGAAACAGAGGCGAACCTATGGCTTATGCTAGAGGGATCATCGGAACCCGTAAATTTTGGCagaaattttttatatatatatataccttaaaaataattaatttaaatcactTTATACCCTTGTTAAAAGTTGTTGAAGACACTAATTGAACAGAATATTAtgtccccattacattaaatttctagatccgcctctgatCAGAAATGACACAGAAGGTCAGGTGCTTGTAATATGTAACAAGTTAACAACTACACTAGAGTTCATTGATCGGTTTGGATTTAATTTGTTGGATATTATCTCCAATCGCTTTTAGGCTTAGCTAAGCTTTCGGAGCGACAGCGTGTGAGCATACTATCACCCTTGCGGACGCGTGTCATTCTTCTTACAACATCAAGGCTGAGTTGCTCTCGTCTTTTCTCTCTGAACCGCCGCGTTAACCTCCACGCGTCAACTGCTCAACGCCATTATCTCCCTGCTCCCCTAGTATAAATGTGCAGCCAAATTATCCATTTCGTCATCAGGTATTGCGGTAAGTGAATATCGTACTAAAAACCGCACTTTGCTTTGTGTATGTCCACAACAAAGGAACAAGAAATTATGGCATCACAGCAAGAAAGGTCTGAGCTCGACCGTAGGGCAAAAGAAGGAGAAACTGTAGTTCCAGGTGGCACAGGTGGGAAAAGTCTTGAAGCTCAGGAACACCTTGCTGAGGGTATATATCAACATACTGTTTTACTTTTTGGTACTCATTTTCTTCTCCTTAACTGCATATGTACTGCTATTTTTGTTTTACAAGGGAGGAGCCGTGGAGGGCAGACGAGAAAGGAGCAGTTGGGAACGGAAGGCTACCAGGAAATGGGACGCAAGGGAGGTTTGAGCACCGGCGAAGAGACCGGTGGGGAGCGTGCGCAGCGAGAAGGAGTAGAGATAGACGAATCAAAGTACAAGACCAAGAGCTAAACTAGTTGAACACAATAGTCTTTTAATCCTTTGGTCCTCTTCCCTGTGTTAATAAAAGGGTCTTTTTCTTTCTCATGTGTCTAGTTCCTAGGATGTACTATTGTGTTTCAGCTTTCTAGTTTATATTATCTTAAGCTAGGTACTATCGTTATGGGGACCATGTAGTCTGGACAGGCCCTATATATGTTGTCTCTTTTGGTTTCATATGTTGTGTAGTTCGTCTAACTTGAATGTCTAGTTGTCTTTTTAGTCTAGTGATCTCTTCTACATGGTTAAATAttgcctttttccttttatcGAGACGGATTCCTCTCAAGGAAAATGTTTAATCTGCATCTGTATGGGCACATTATACGCACAAATCGTGAAAAATGTGATGGTACACGTTGGGGGGACACATGAAAATGAGGTGGTAATGCAACTGCATTTTGTACGACGAAAAAAGTATCAAATTCTCTAGCGGGGCCGTATGTGAAACTGAAAAAGGCTAAATCAAGTGGAGAAGCAATTTGTAATGGGTACTGAAATATTACTGAAGTTGTGAATTAAAATTAGACGAAATTTCATTGTGCATGTTGTCAGAAATTCCAAAAAAGAAGTTATGCTTAGATCAAATCTGTTTTGAAATTAATAGAAAAATACTGTTATCTTAAAATATAGACGCTCTAGTAAATTAGAGTAATAAGAAGTCATGGACTTGCATTCTGGGAGGTATTTTTTGTGGAAAAAGcatggtcttttttttttttttttttggtaaacaCCCGAGTGATCTGTTTAGACTTTCCACTCAAGGTATACTGAACAACTACAATAGTGAGGAAGGACTTGAAGGTTGTGGTTCAATGGAATAAATCCAGAGATGAGGATTGTGAAGACGTAATGGATGCTTATATATATGGCTATTGTAGAGTGGTTCTCTCTTTCTCCGTTCTCT from Nicotiana tabacum cultivar K326 unplaced genomic scaffold, ASM71507v2 Un00029, whole genome shotgun sequence includes:
- the LOC107761161 gene encoding em protein H5; translated protein: MSTTKEQEIMASQQERSELDRRAKEGETVVPGGTGGKSLEAQEHLAEGRSRGGQTRKEQLGTEGYQEMGRKGGLSTGEETGGERAQREGVEIDESKYKTKS